DNA from Solenopsis invicta isolate M01_SB chromosome 4, UNIL_Sinv_3.0, whole genome shotgun sequence:
ATACGCAGCTTTCCATCGCTCGTATCCATTACATCGTCAGTCATATAGACGACAAATTCATAATCCtggtgataaaaataatattataatttaacaaaaatagagtttctttaaacaaataatCTTGTGGCATCGATACGTACCGGTAGACCGGCAAAACGTTTTAACTTATTCCATTTTGCGCTATCGACATTATCGAAATTCTCCTCGAAGATAAGTTGACGTGGACAGGCTTGTCGTCGTTCGTCGTTCTCGAAGATCCATGTAATCGATGTTGTTGTGCAATTCTGTGAATCTGGAACCGTTTCACTGATATACGGAGTACCgtcattattgtaaaaatctgaaaataaaataaaataaaactttaagaattataacaattaagaaaatcaTGAATAAAACACGctgtatatctatataaataatcattctttcaagataaaaatcaaattaaatcatataaataaatgttaagattGCATCATTCATCTGTTATCGCTAAGCAACTTTcagcgataataaaaaaaaaacattatttttaataaaataatacaaaacacacgattaatttagtttatgcgtgtacatatatgtatatatacatatatttatttcttttttcaaaacttaCCGATAACCCGGTGCCGTTGATCAATCAAATTATAACCCAGACCTTGGTAAACAACATGAACCCAATAATAGATAATATCATCTCTTTTTAACTCAGTAGTTTTGTCTTGGTAAGTCCATCGTTCATTGCGAACTTTGAGAATATCTTTCGCGATATGTCCCGCTTCTAGTCCATCAAAATCCTCATTGATTTTTACATGGAAAGCCACCAATGTAATTCCATGTTCATCTGTAAGAATAATTTGCTGAAtgaaatgtatatatgtgttCCCGatcaaagtttaattattaaattaacacacaATCttacaatttcaattaataataatataatgatttatttactgaacaAGTGACACGGAGTTTTAAAgtcgtaatttaaattatagattcttccaatttaaatttaaaaattatatatacaggatgttcattaatggttgtctctacgttttaccataggagcacgcgtttgttatttctaatataataatatattagaaatacatatccgtcggtaaatcatgcttctatgataaaaagtagatacaaccattaatgaacaccctgtatatgtgtgtatgtgcgtgtgtatgtaaaattttatacatataaagttCAATTGTTTTATTGTATAGTTATAGTTtagtttcattattttatttgttaaacatCGAATGTCTTATGTAAATATACTgtttagtaattaaaattttattatcttaccAGGAATAGATATGCGTAGTCCTCTAGGATGAAGAGGTTGCACCGTAGCCGCTGGAGGAGAATAAACGGCATAACACTcataaatatttgtgaaaactatTGCCAAAAGAAGTAATTTTACGAATAGAAAATGTTCCGTCATTTCTGCAGTGTTAATTGATTTCTTAATAAGTCTCCTTAGCTTTTTCGAATTCCTACTATCTGCATCAACTCTTCCAATCTGACCTCTCGCCTTTTTTCGTCgaatctctttatctttctcactcTTTCAATATGCACGATTTCCGAAAAACAATCAGTCTGTTTGGTAGCCAAATAAGTAATAATCGAGGATATGTCGGGCCACTAAATTAGATGATGCGCGATGCGTAGTCGCACACAGTCGCACACTGACTTACAGAGACTTCTTGTAGAGCCTTTTATTCTCCCTTCTACTCAACTTCACGGAAAACCGGAATGGTTGCTGCGTCAGTAAATtgattgtaaatatttcttcatttatttattgcttatatGATAACGTCCCTCTGAAGTGTGAATCTTACGATAATACTGATAGAGATTCTttctattatgtaaaaaaaatatgcacataatgcttaattgatattttcaattttactaaTACAAGTGTAATAACATTAATGTTGTAATTAAAACCtacactttttttatcattgtaaaaaaaagatatagatcTTATtataggaaaaataaaaaaaaacgcttagaaatctttatattttaatgaaaacacaTTTGTTCGATTTTGCGTTAAAGAATAAATGAGATAGAAATCGTTACTTGGTACTGGAGAAGAATTGAGTGTCAAAAGAGACCTGTAATAAAGCGATAAAAAACAGAATaagtgtttttaaatttaagtttttgagaagtcaaagaaatatttatggaaTGCAAATTGATTTTGATTACATAttgcacatatatattttttggggGGAAATTTTATTGCCCTTATATCACTTTaagagattattaattaaaattgaattttgtaataattaaatagaataatctattatgtaatagattttttgaatggaattatttgaatagaaagtttaataatataaaacaaaaactatatataatattaaaatatgtatcttgcaatattaaatgatgttttgtattatatagttttatagGAAATATCATTGTTTCTTATACataatagcaaaaaaatattatacatacatagaaatatatttatattttatttttacaatatttgtttatatataatggTCTATATTCctaattcatttttatcaaaagcGCTTTTAAGCATATAGTTTACGTTACATCTACTTTAGaatcttcaaaataaatgtatgcATTATATCGATGAAAGTGAGTTGAGGACATGagtcaatatatttataatagcaTGTATGTAGATACTATTAAGAGATATATGAGAGTTTATAGGTATAtattctttaaacatttttatttgactttattttttttctttaaagcaTTATTACCTAGTTTACGACAAGTACTTtgatatgtgtatgtatgtactacATCTGCATCAAGTTATTTAATATACTCGTTTATACTGAGCATTATTAAGAGCTTTGATATGAATACAGTACTTAGTACGCATATGAAAATATTCGGTGTAAATTAGGCACTTTGTTACGCTTaaacaacttaaaattatttagataaggataagataaattacgtataaatgtaacttagataaaacaaaaaattattttattttaatttatctagataaaatataaaattatatctagttttatttaaataatttttagatactatcATTATTGAGccaaataatttatgatatgaAAATAacacgtttatatttttatttcttaaaaacaaaagttcttcAGGTAATTTAATTTGACCACAAGTATTTCTTTTTGGATTTGAATCAacacgcaaataaaaatcaaatttaaaaatagaaggGATATATAACTCTCACATTACACGTGACTGGcaaaatttcttgtaaatttacaaatttataattttaatgtttatatttcatACAAAGGACAATGATTAAAACTTTCAGAAGATGCATGCACAGATGTATGGCCATCgtgattaaatataataatattcaatgttcttttatttaaataagttattcattggatcaattaaaaatgtaaagggTTCTTTATTGTAGCTTTTGTTTTACTTCATCAGGTATACGACTTAAATACCATTGATGCGATTGGCCAGGTGCAGTGGCAAGAATACCCCTCATATTTACATGTGTCGTTTCCCGATTATAAGAATAACGTTCACCGTGAAGATCGGTTAAAATACCACCGACTGCATGAAGAACGGCTTCGGGCGCGCAAGTGTCCCATCTCTTGCATCCGCGACTGGCAAACACGTATGCGTGAGCTTTTCCTTCCAACAAAAGAATTACCTGTAAAAAGACGtacaatttgattaattataaagaatatgttGATAATTCCGAAATCGTACAAAATCAGTGAAAATTATACACAGTCGCTCATGCAATTACCTTGTGCCCAGCACCACCAACATGAGTCACTTCGTCAGGCTCCAACGATTTTATAGCATTTTGAACAATGCTGTCGGAATGCGAACTGAGAACAAACAATATGATATATTCAacctaataaaatatcaaagtataaatatgaaaaatgttacCGAGTGGTCGTGATTATTCTTTTCCCCTCTGGAGGCGACTTTGGCGTAAATCCTCCAAATCCCACGCCATCAATACCCCATAATGTACGGCCGTTTTCAATGTACATGCCGTTTTCGTCATTCTTGTAATAAGGTTGATGTATCACACCTCCAATTGCTGTTTTGCCAATTGCCACTCCGACTAACACTGTAACATGTTCCACTAGTCCTTGCGTATATTCCGCTGTACCTGTAatgataattcttttataaacaatattgatttgtgttttatttgtagtatatataaatcataatatattatgtatatataaagcaaGTAAAAAATTCGTACGTCTTATTTACCACACAggatttttctttagatttatattaaaatattaccatCCAGAGGATCTACCCAAACACACACGTCCTTAGGATTAACGTCCTCCAAATGAGTTGGTAGATTCAATTGCAATACTTCTGGATCCGCTTCTGTGATAATCCATTCTGATGGTACCTCGCAGCTAGACGGCTCTTCCTCAccaataattgtaatatttggaAATTGACGACTGAGCGAAGTTATGATACATCGTTGAGCGCAACGATCTGCCTCCGTTTGCAAATCATTCTTGCCTTTTTCCACAATATTTAATCCACCTTTACTTAAAACATCTCGAATTATTTTACCAGCCTGTACTGTTGCAGATACAGAGGATGCTACTATGCGTGTTAACAGAGCAGCACTTTGAGCCATTTTAGAAATCTTTGTAGAGCTGATAATGGCAATGATATAATATCATCAATAAGCTATCCTCGTTGCTGAGAAACCCATAAATAATATCTGAGATGTGTACCTTTCATACCTGTAAAAGctgagattataaaaatattaatttaaaaataatctaataatttgGTGGGacgtaataaacaattttaattttatagctCAAATATATTTGGTGTCTAAATAAAttgatgtaataataattattatataaactgtGTTAATTTAAATGTCTCatactttagaaaataatataaccaagattaaaatattatagtaataaatattagattacaGAATAAATATACAAGAAAAACAACGTGTGGAATGCTTGACATCCGTAGTTTATTTGCTTTATACGAATTACGcgtaatgtaattacatttatcaCTTACAATTATCTTAGGTATGACATGCAAAAAAAACGCCGTGTAGCGTACATAAATGTGCTAACAGGTGAGATTAGGTTAGATTAGGTTAAGTTTACTTTAGTAAAGCACAACGTGTGTGCAAGTATTTTGTGTGTGGAAATGGacaaaaaagggaaagaaaacgTTGGAAGAAATATATCAATTTGctaataaatttagaaagaaatgaaattaaacTTATCATAGTAAGTTcaagttactttttataattgtttttatataaatttgaatactgTTCTAAGATTGCTCTCTACTTATTTTGCTGATTTTGGTTTTGTTTCAgatcaaatataaaatgttacacaaaagCTTTTTGCCTATAATAACTTCCTGCTTATCAAGAAGGAATAGGCacattgtaaatgtatattgcTCGACATTGACCAATGACAACTCACCTCTATATAAGAAAAGAGCtgttaattctataaaaataaaggaattgATTGAAGAAACAGGAtcaaaagtgaaaaagaaaaacaaagtgcAGCAACAAAGTGCAGCAATTAAACAGCCTACATCATGTGATAAAGAAATATCagacattattaattatataaagaaagttAATCCAGatgttattgatattattgaGTCAAGGAAGTGGACATATAAAAAAGGTGATACAAATATATTACATCTGATTGACAAAGATACCGCTGCCAAATAtgtttctttgataaaaaatgatCTATTGAAAAATATGTGTTACATTGCCGAATTGAATCCTGGTTTTGGTGTGTTAACGAGAGAACTATTGGAAGCTGGCGTTCCATTAGTTCATCTGTATGaaggaaatttaaaattacatgagGTATTGGAAACAATTTGTACAAAGTATTCTGGAAAAGTGAACCTAATCTCTTCTAAATATTCTAATCTCTTTGGTATAACAAGGGCTTATTATGACGATAAAGTTATTGATGAGAAATATCAAAATAGTTTCAAAGCAATGGAGAGCAAAAATTGGGAAGATAAAACTTATATGCAAGTAATAGGTGCAAATgacagtaaatatttaattacattcatTATACACAGTTTACTCTTTCGCCATGGTTTTATGTTTTATGGAAGGCCCATCTTCTACATCGCAATACTTCCATCCTTGTGGCATGTTAGTATATTggtctcatttttttcttctttcaagtaTTTCATCAAGAGTATATTTgttaatcatattaatatttgatttcgatgttttagaaatataatatgtgtacttttactaataaaaaattgtacactTATACAAAAGTAATgttcaaattaatgtttaattgcGAACTCTTGGGAACTTTGAATAGAAAGGCTTTTATACCTTGGCCCATAAAAAAACGTCAAGCTACATATAAACGACGTCGTTTATCGGCAAAACAAGATTACGAGCAAATGTATGTGATAAAACTTGAACCTAAAGCTGATCTTTATTCACAATTGTCACAAAAAGATTGgataacattttcatattttgtaagaCATCATATGCAGAAACGTATTACCAGAGTGATACCTGCGCTAGAGTGAGtacgagaaaaaatttatatatatatatatctgttgaatatttttctgttataaattctgttataatttaaaatatatttctttttacttaaCACTTACATATTGTTCTGTCTCTAGAAAATGGGTACCAGACTGTGGAATTAGACTAATAGCCAAagattatacaatatatacacaaTTTGGAGACTTGACGCCAACACAAATTCTagaactttttaaagaatttaaatcttGGCCAGAATATACAGAGAGCCACTTTGTAGGTTCTATGAATAATTCTTTAGGTGCACATAACgaattggaatttttaaatgaataattctgTAGtgcttttttgtaaatatatgattataaCAAACTTTtgtcttaatatttaaatatccccaaatatttatacgttttagCATTGCTCTTTTACCATCTTATTGTGAGCGATCGAATCATCTTGGATTATATAGTTGTAAACCATGGATTTCCTGGAATTGCAGTAGAGTCCTCTTCTACCCGATTTCTATACACATGTAATTTTCTCGCACATTACGTACGTGTATACGTACTGACGTACGTATACTTGCCAATGTATTAGTGAAGATTATCGTACTGGTCAGTATACTCTTTCATTTTCTTTTGTTTGACAGTGGTTAGCCTTGAATCATCATAGTCGCCGTTATATCCGCTCGGTATAATTGCGCGTATACGTTAGACAGAATCTTGGAACATCTTTCTCAAGTTTACAAGTTCTCGCTCATTATTAACAcgtgtgtaatatttttattccttttctttttttttatatagaaggGGACAGCGTGTTGCtaagaaatgtaagaaaaactattcattttaatatcagAAGTGgaattattaacaattagaaTCAGTATGCAGTCGTCAGCGCATAATTACATCACTAatgattattcaaataatttgtattcAGATTATAGTGGGCGTTCTCTTCTCTCAGAGCACGTACATATCTCGCTGACTTTTCTCTCTTTCAGTTAGTCATTGAAAAGGAAGCGAATggaaacatttaacattttttactctCGTTATCTGATCAGTTgctaagttatataaatatttgttctttgCATTCTCTGATTTTAGTTGATCTTTATTAAagtttgtatattaaaaaactgaTCTTATTTTCTCTAACTCGCGTTTATaaacatgtgtataattttcTCAGCAGCTCTGGTCCAATAGTGAAAGATGAAACGTTTATACGTCGGTTTTCTGTTTTTCGCATATAACTGCATAATATGGGGTCAGGACTTGACATTTCCAGCTATCGAGGAGACTGCTCACGTCAGCGGCGGTAACTCCAcggtaatacaaatattaatacaacATTATGTAAAGacctatttttttcttacaatgtaATGGTTGCAGGTAATAACGGAGCGTAAACCCATATATATTCCGGGTCGTTGCCCGGACGATATGCTTCTCTACCCAGGTGACACTGATAAGGATGCATGGGTGTGCGATTGTAGAGCTCGATTCTTATACTTCCCGTTGAACGATTCCTGCCATGAAGCCTATAGACAAGGCCCTTGTCCATCCGGAAATTATGTCGTTCTTCCCGAGAACGAGACAATTCCTCGTTGCGTGGAGAATCCTTGCTCGCAAGATGGCATGGTGCAGTACAACGGCACTTGCTATTCTCTTAGAACGATCGGTCCGTGTGGACCCGATGGGATATTAAGTGTGAACGAAGCTACATTCCAATTGGAATGCGAGGTAGCAAGTATTGTACCTTTATACATAATTGAGATTCCCTTGAAAACGTGTCCACCAGGCAGCCGTAGGAGTACGCTCGGAGTATGCAAAAAAGTAtgaatacatatgtattttgatCCAATTTGTCACATGCTCTCTATTGCGATGCTTTACGCACATTTTACGTAATTTAATAAACGAGATACATTGCagtgttatatcaatttttCAGGTTAAACGTAAAATACTTGCCAATCAGACTGCATCaggataatatatgtattttgtattgtaatttaaatacaaaattacatgcGCGCTTTACAATAGACACACTCGAAGgacattaaataacaaaatgtaggCATCATAACAAATATCTTAGATTTTGTATTCTTAATCTTAATTTTCTAGTGGcgtgttataaataattacacacatacatatatatatatatatatatatatatatatacacacacacacacacacatatatatatatatatatatgatatatataacatttatataatagaatcaaaaaaatataaaacaagcaattattaacttccattatttatatttctgttattatacttatatttgtTCGCTATGTTTggaaatatatgtacattgttAGCATCTTTATACAAATCTTACATACTTAAACctagagaaaattaaataaacatggATATATGGCGAagcttttaaagaatttttcttcgGTTGTAAACGAGAactgtaatatatttatgttctcaaaatattttactgtatGCAGAcctttcgataaaaaaattgctattctTTTTGTGAAATTGATTGGCTCTGAACACAGAATAGTATACATTATCAATATATCACTCTGCTCTGTGTGTTTCAATGTTAACAAAGAATCTTATATGTAACTACACGTATTATGTAAATGTATGAATTTTTTGAGATTTATATTTCACGTTCATCCTTGCAAATGTATCATCAAATTCACCCTGAGAAACAAAATGCTAGGTTATCAACTTTTAACTTGGTTCCTGCTGTTGATTACTCGTTGTAGCTTCTATTAGTCTTTGCCTTTCTCTATACATGGAAACTTTCATATTCTCTAGTTGGTGGTACCTTAGCAGTTTTAAAACAGCGAAAACCGACAAACCGACCCAAATTGATAGGCTGCTCCAAATGCCAAATTGAGCAGCGCCAAGTTCGATATGAAAACCTGATGTATCGATACCATCGGCTTTATCAATATCGTTTCCAGCTGCTAATTCGCACGACGGAAATCTCTTGGTCATACATTGACACCACGTCATGAAACCTAAGGTCACGATAATCGCGGCAATTAAAGTGACAGTGGTAAGAATGATGGAAGTTACAACATCCACAAATGCAGAGAGAAATGAACTGTCTTCACTGCGATACATAAATAGAGACAACCGATAGATTTGTATCGCTGATGTTACGAGGAGTATTAGACCAACGAATATCGTGTAATTGCAATATGCCTGTGACGCCCAGTTCACCACAAATTGACCATCGGACTCTTGCCAGACTCCGGTTGAAAACAAAAGGCAGTGTCCTCTAGAAAGTGAAAGCGCACCAGTAAGATTCATAGTGCATACCAAAGAAATTCATGACCACTAcgatattaaatatgattttacctAAATTCATCCTGATGAAGGCTCATAGGCACGATAATACAAAGCGACAGGATAAAAGCCACAACGTAGCCTGCTATTTGGCTAAGCAGTAAAATATTCGACAGTGCCATAATTCACGACACTATGCCCGAAACGATCGAACGGGAATATTTCACAGCACAATGTACGGACAAAAGTCATACACGATTACAATGAAAGTTGGAATCCATAAATCCCGTTTTCCTCATTGACGGATCTCTCGAGTCGGCGACGAAAATGACAGAAGTGTATTCGCGCTTGTCAAAATAATCGGTGGACGTGACCGCAGAATCTCTGCTGCGATAACGATGTAACGTCACATAGACAGATGACGGCGGGGGGGAGAGGGGCATGTGTTTCAACCAATCAGAAGTTGCAAAATCTATTTGAGTCCGAGATCTTGGACagagagaattgaccaatcgcatttgaacAATTCAGCCAACTGATAAATGTTCACTAGACTTCGCGCGCGGTGAGCATTGTCAATTGTCAGCATTGTGTGAGAATTTGTGAGCTAGACGCGAAATCTAGAGTCtttagaagtagagagtctggacatctcggggttccatgtgattggatgcacgtgattgtgcacctaaaatggcagcaccaatacggatccctatttaatcctctttagccaatgcgataacagcatacaacacgttcgagtgcacacaatgataaacatacacacacataaagctcacgtatgTACaaacactgacatattcatcaccgacattttaggggcagatgtccagactctctacttctagggactctagcgAAATCTAGTCAGAAGAGACTCTCTAGAGACACAGCGCAGCGC
Protein-coding regions in this window:
- the LOC105200399 gene encoding transmembrane protein 179, producing the protein MALSNILLLSQIAGYVVAFILSLCIIVPMSLHQDEFRGHCLLFSTGVWQESDGQFVVNWASQAYCNYTIFVGLILLVTSAIQIYRLSLFMYRSEDSSFLSAFVDVVTSIILTTVTLIAAIIVTLGFMTWCQCMTKRFPSCELAAGNDIDKADGIDTSGFHIELGAAQFGIWSSLSIWVGLSVFAVLKLLRYHQLENMKVSMYRERQRLIEATTSNQQQEPS
- the LOC105200402 gene encoding dimethyladenosine transferase 2, mitochondrial isoform X1: MLHKSFLPIITSCLSRRNRHIVNVYCSTLTNDNSPLYKKRAVNSIKIKELIEETGSKVKKKNKVQQQSAAIKQPTSCDKEISDIINYIKKVNPDVIDIIESRKWTYKKGDTNILHLIDKDTAAKYVSLIKNDLLKNMCYIAELNPGFGVLTRELLEAGVPLVHLYEGNLKLHEVLETICTKYSGKVNLISSKYSNLFGITRAYYDDKVIDEKYQNSFKAMESKNWEDKTYMQVIGANDSKYLITFIIHSLLFRHGFMFYGRPIFYIAILPSLWHKYNMCTFTNKKLYTYTKVMFKLMFNCELLGTLNRKAFIPWPIKKRQATYKRRRLSAKQDYEQMYVIKLEPKADLYSQLSQKDWITFSYFVRHHMQKRITRVIPALEKWVPDCGIRLIAKDYTIYTQFGDLTPTQILELFKEFKSWPEYTESHFVGSMNNSLGAHNELEFLNE
- the LOC105200402 gene encoding dimethyladenosine transferase 2, mitochondrial isoform X2, translating into MLHKSFLPIITSCLSRRNRHIVNVYCSTLTNDNSPLYKKRAVNSIKIKELIEETGSKVKKKNKVQQQSAAIKQPTSCDKEISDIINYIKKVNPDVIDIIESRKWTYKKGDTNILHLIDKDTAAKYVSLIKNDLLKNMCYIAELNPGFGVLTRELLEAGVPLVHLYEGNLKLHEVLETICTKYSGKVNLISSKYSNLFGITRAYYDDKVIDEKYQNSFKAMESKNWEDKTYMQVIGANDSKYLITFIIHSLLFRHGFMFYGRPIFYIAILPSLWHKYNMCTFTNKKLYTYTKVMFKLMFNCELLGTLNRKAFIPWPIKKRQATYKRRRLSAKQDYEQMYVIKLEPKADLYSQLSQKDWITFSYFVRHHMQKRITRVIPALEKWVPDCGIRLIAKDYTIYTQFGDLTPTQILELFKEFKSWPEYTESHFHCSFTILL
- the LOC105200400 gene encoding uncharacterized protein LOC105200400 isoform X1, whose translation is MKRLYVGFLFFAYNCIIWGQDLTFPAIEETAHVSGGNSTVITERKPIYIPGRCPDDMLLYPGDTDKDAWVCDCRARFLYFPLNDSCHEAYRQGPCPSGNYVVLPENETIPRCVENPCSQDGMVQYNGTCYSLRTIGPCGPDGILSVNEATFQLECEVASIVPLYIIEIPLKTCPPGSRRSTLGVCKKVKRKILANQTASG
- the LOC105200403 gene encoding 3'(2'),5'-bisphosphate nucleotidase 1; the protein is MAQSAALLTRIVASSVSATVQAGKIIRDVLSKGGLNIVEKGKNDLQTEADRCAQRCIITSLSRQFPNITIIGEEEPSSCEVPSEWIITEADPEVLQLNLPTHLEDVNPKDVCVWVDPLDGTAEYTQGLVEHVTVLVGVAIGKTAIGGVIHQPYYKNDENGMYIENGRTLWGIDGVGFGGFTPKSPPEGKRIITTTRSHSDSIVQNAIKSLEPDEVTHVGGAGHKVILLLEGKAHAYVFASRGCKRWDTCAPEAVLHAVGGILTDLHGERYSYNRETTHVNMRGILATAPGQSHQWYLSRIPDEVKQKLQ
- the LOC105200400 gene encoding uncharacterized protein LOC105200400 isoform X2, translating into MKRLYVGFLFFAYNCIIWGQDLTFPAIEETAHVSGGNSTVITERKPIYIPGRCPDDMLLYPGDTDKDAWVCDCRARFLYFPLNDSCHEAYRQGPCPSGNYVVLPENETIPRCVENPCSQDGMVQYNGTCYSLRTIGPCGPDGILSVNEATFQLECEVASIVPLYIIEIPLKTCPPGSRRSTLGVCKKV